One stretch of Cervus canadensis isolate Bull #8, Minnesota chromosome 5, ASM1932006v1, whole genome shotgun sequence DNA includes these proteins:
- the LOC122442515 gene encoding uncharacterized protein LOC122442515 gives MKRSLVHLSSRHRSSRAKPARAKVLTDKCLQQHFSHSPAAPRCYPPAPLLPPQASPPARIHRTHSPTLKPESSFPRQQRLRPEGPLGVPEGHPETVFLSHCPRDWDDRPRNSLKSHLSCPTFGTRACSLCEFSTSEWQTGCEVVVQLICRSTQRRDPAWIIRDRILCLPVIYHNREYLPDGDLQEHRYLTMTGPPEQRHQEVCNN, from the exons ATGAAAAGGAGCTTGGTTCATTTGAG TTCGCGACATAGGTCTTCTCGAGCCAAGCCCGCCAGGGCCAAAGTCCTAACGGACAAGTGCCTGCAGCAGCATTTCAGCCACTCCCCAGCCGCGCCTCGCTGCTACCCTCCTGCTCCCCTGCTTCCACCTCAGGCTTCCCCACCCGCGAGGATCCATCGCACTCACTCACCGACACTGAAACCAGAGTCAAGCTTTCCGCGGCAGCAGCGGCTCCGGCCGGAAG GCCCTCTGGGCGTCCCGGAAGGACATCCTGAGACAGTCTTCCTTTCTCACTGCCCCCGCGACTGGGATGACAGACCCCGAAATTCCCTCAAATCCCATCTCTCCTGTCCCACTTTCGGCACTCGAGCCTGTTCGCTCTGTGAGTTCTCAACATCCGAATGGCAAACGGGTTGTGAAGTTGTAGTACAGCTCATCTGTCGGAGTACCCAGCGCAGGGAT CCCGCCTGGATTATTAGGGACCGGATCCTTTGCTTACCCGTCATATATCAT AACAGAGAATATTTACCTGATGGAGATTTACAGGAACATCGATACCTGACCATGACCGGACCTCCAGAACAAAGACACCAggaagtttgcaacaactaa
- the ZBTB26 gene encoding zinc finger and BTB domain-containing protein 26 — MSERSDLLHFKFENYGDSMLQKMNKLREENKFCDVTVLIDDIEVQGHKIVFAAGSPFLRDQFLLNDSREVKISILQSSEVGRQLLLSCYSGVLEFPEMELVNYLTAASFLQMSHIVERCTQALWKFIKPKQPMESKEGCEPQSASPQSKEHQGDARGSPKQDSPCIHPSEDSMDMEDSDIQIVKVESIGDVSEVRSKKDQNQFISSEPTALHSSEPQHSLINSTVENRVSEIEQNHLHNYALSYTGSDNIIMASKDVFGPNIRGVDKGLQWHHQCPKCTRVFRHLENYANHLKMHKLFMCLLCGKTFTQKGNLHRHMRVHAGIKPFQCKICGKTFSQKCSLQDHLNLHSGDKPHKCNYCDMVFAHKPVLRKHLKQLHGKNSFDNANERNVQDLTVDFDSFACTTVTDSKGCQPQPDATQVLDAGKLAQAVLNLRNDSTCVN; from the coding sequence ATGTCTGAAAGATCAGATCTCCTTCACTTCAAGTTTGAAAATTATGGAGATTCAATGttacaaaaaatgaacaaattaagaGAAGAGAATAAATTTTGTGATGTTACAGTTCTCATAGATGATATTGAGGTACAGGGGCATAAAATTGTGTTTGCTGCAGGTTCCCCCTTCTTAAGAGACCAGTTTTTACTGAACGATTCGAGAGAGGTGAAAATCTCCATATTGCAGAGTTCCGAAGTGGGGAGACAATTGCTCTTGTCGTGTTATAGTGGTGTGCTGGAATTCCCTGAGATGGAACTGGTCAATTACTTGACCGCTGCGAGTTTTCTTCAGATGAGTCACATTGTAGAACGGTGCACGCAGGCCTTGTGGAAGTTTATAAAGCCAAAACAGCCAATGGAAAGTAAAGAGGGATGTGAACCACAGAGTGCTTCTCCCCAGTCGAAAGAACATCAGGGAGATGCCAGAGGCTCCCCAAAGCAGGACTCACCTTGTATTCACCCATCTGAAGACAGTATGGATATGGAGGACAGTGATATTCAGATCGTTAAGGTAGAATCTATTGGGGATGTATCAGAGGTTAGAAGTAAAAAAGATCAGAACCAGTTTATTTCTTCTGAACCCACTGCTTTACATTCATCTGAGCCCCAGCACTCTCTGATAAATTCAACTGTGGAAAACAGAGTAAGTGAAATAGAGCAAAACCATCTCCACAATTATGCCCTCTCTTACACAGGCAGTGATAACATCATCATGGCCTCAAAAGATGTCTTTGGGCCTAATATTCGAGGTGTAGACAAAGGCCTGCAGTGGCATCACCAGTGCCCAAAGTGTACCAGGGTGTTTCGTCACCTGGAGAACTAcgccaaccatttaaaaatgcacaaactCTTTATGTGTCTACTCTGCGGCAAGACTTTTACTCAGAAAGGCAACCTTCATCGACACATGCGTGTGCATGCCGGCATTAAACCTTTCCAGTGTAAAATCTGTGGGAAAACCTTTTCTCAGAAGTGTTCCTTACAGGATCATCTTAACCTTCACAGTGGAGATAAGCCCCATAAGTGTAACTATTGTGACATGGTTTTTGCACATAAGCCAGTTTTGAGGAAGCACCTTAAACAGCTGCATGGCAAAAACAGCTTTGATAATGCCAATGAAAGGAATGTGCAAGACCTCACTGTGGACTTTGATTCTTTTGCGTGTACAACAGTCACAGACTCTAAAGGGTGTCAGCCACAGCCTGATGCGACACAGGTCCTGGATGCAGGTAAACTGGCCCAAGCGGTCCTGAACTTAAGGAACGATAGCACCTGCGTGAATTAA